A portion of the Bacillus sp. es.034 genome contains these proteins:
- a CDS encoding serine hydrolase domain-containing protein, whose translation MTVEADKRSFQDLTKYTEEMKEKMHASGAALVIMKDNEVVHEWYSGTHHFERGARKIDHLSQFNVYSTRVTYVGLAAALAIYEGYLNLDDNLSDYFKQLDKKILGETTVRHLVTRCTGLMIQKDTVQRVFDSGTSIEGKRPDLLAEIVEQATGMTVNEILSERVFEPLGWKSTEWATEGKSTLVCDIHSPGTSPTIRIGSDIGDERNLFVSSRELALWGSLHLNKGLMDGKQIMPEGVFNLATTIQSPKWLDQTLPRFGFFWWLKDNQVSWEYNELGTELPEGSYQILGASGCSCLVIPRYNAVAVRMYNSLYTYENKNFDYIQDIQTFGNLVVKELNLS comes from the coding sequence TTGACTGTAGAGGCTGATAAAAGGTCATTTCAAGATCTCACTAAATACACTGAAGAAATGAAAGAGAAGATGCACGCTTCTGGAGCAGCATTAGTCATTATGAAGGATAACGAGGTCGTACACGAATGGTATTCCGGTACCCATCATTTTGAACGTGGCGCTAGGAAAATAGATCACCTTTCACAATTTAACGTGTATTCAACCAGGGTTACATATGTTGGTTTAGCAGCAGCACTGGCGATTTATGAAGGTTACTTAAATCTTGATGATAATCTCAGTGATTATTTTAAACAATTGGATAAAAAAATCTTAGGTGAGACGACAGTAAGACATTTGGTTACAAGGTGCACTGGATTAATGATTCAGAAGGATACAGTCCAAAGGGTTTTCGATTCAGGAACCTCCATTGAAGGGAAGCGTCCAGATTTATTAGCTGAAATTGTCGAGCAAGCTACTGGAATGACAGTTAACGAAATACTTTCTGAGAGGGTATTTGAACCCTTGGGTTGGAAAAGTACAGAGTGGGCGACAGAGGGGAAAAGCACTTTAGTATGTGACATCCACTCTCCAGGAACTTCTCCTACTATAAGGATTGGATCCGATATAGGTGATGAAAGAAACCTATTTGTTAGTAGTAGAGAGTTGGCTCTATGGGGAAGCTTACATCTGAATAAAGGATTAATGGATGGAAAACAAATCATGCCAGAAGGTGTATTTAACCTTGCTACAACCATTCAAAGTCCCAAATGGCTTGACCAAACTCTGCCTAGATTCGGATTCTTCTGGTGGTTAAAAGATAATCAAGTGTCGTGGGAATATAATGAATTAGGAACAGAATTACCTGAAGGGAGTTACCAAATTCTCGGGGCTTCAGGTTGTTCTTGTCTGGTCATTCCCCGATATAACGCTGTTGCTGTCAGGATGTACAATAGTTTATATACATATGAGAATAAGAATTTCGATTATATACAGGATATACAAACATTTGGAAACCTGGTTGTGAAAGAACTCAATTTGAGTTGA
- a CDS encoding M3 family oligoendopeptidase: MDFDNLIYERPDISEFEGKVLQLLKRFKASESHLQQFEIIDHINSLRNDVLTMLTIAQIRHHLNTLDVTYQKEQQYINEDWPIYEKIVALFHEHVSYSPFKNEIKEEFGEQFVCLAEASQHTVSSEVIEDLIKENNLISDYTKLMATSTVAFSGENRTLSQLDAFLYSTDRSIRKQAGEKKYELLSQLEDKIDRIFDELIKVRNTMAMKLGHDSFVELGYARLSRVGYDQSDVENFRKLILQYIVPIAEKAREKQRIRLGLDKLTFYDEDIRFRTGNPTPKGDVEWMVSSFEEILNEMSLEAGEFFHSLCTNHLLELLPKEGKARGAYATYLCNEKTPYIFANLNGTRKDMKVLSHEFGHAWQMYLFNQRNCIPEYILPTKEACEIHSISMEFLVWPYMEKIFGEDAEKYLYAHIEDALFSMPYRAAIDEFQHVIYQNPLLSISERKEKWSEIEVKYMPYKADYESPYIKRGAFWQQQAHIFTTPFYYIDYALAQMCSLQIWSMAQTNKFMAWEKYMNLCKLGGSKSFLQLIEESGITSPFKEQGFTFIVSEIEKWFELNEKKIEE, from the coding sequence GTGGATTTTGATAATCTTATTTATGAAAGACCGGACATTTCTGAATTTGAAGGAAAAGTACTTCAACTTTTAAAAAGGTTCAAAGCAAGTGAGTCCCATTTGCAACAGTTCGAAATAATAGATCACATTAATTCTCTTCGTAATGATGTGTTAACGATGCTTACAATAGCTCAAATCAGACATCACTTGAATACCTTAGATGTCACATATCAAAAAGAGCAACAGTATATCAATGAGGATTGGCCAATCTATGAAAAGATTGTAGCTCTTTTTCATGAGCACGTTTCCTATTCTCCTTTCAAAAATGAAATCAAAGAGGAATTTGGAGAACAATTCGTTTGTTTAGCTGAGGCTTCTCAACATACCGTTAGTTCTGAAGTCATTGAGGACTTAATTAAGGAAAATAATCTCATAAGTGACTATACAAAATTGATGGCTACTTCAACGGTTGCGTTCAGTGGAGAGAATAGAACCTTATCTCAATTAGACGCATTTTTGTATTCAACCGATCGTTCAATTAGAAAACAAGCCGGTGAAAAAAAGTACGAGTTACTCAGCCAGCTAGAAGATAAGATCGATCGCATCTTTGATGAATTGATTAAAGTAAGAAACACCATGGCAATGAAGTTGGGACATGATTCCTTTGTGGAACTTGGGTATGCCAGGTTATCAAGAGTCGGTTATGACCAATCAGATGTAGAAAACTTCCGGAAGCTTATCTTACAATACATCGTTCCCATTGCTGAAAAAGCGAGAGAGAAGCAACGGATCAGGTTGGGGCTGGATAAACTAACATTTTACGATGAGGACATTCGCTTCAGGACCGGTAATCCAACCCCAAAAGGTGACGTTGAATGGATGGTATCTAGTTTTGAAGAGATTCTTAATGAAATGTCATTGGAAGCCGGGGAATTCTTTCATTCGTTGTGCACAAATCATCTACTGGAGTTACTTCCTAAAGAGGGTAAAGCGAGAGGAGCTTACGCTACATACTTATGTAATGAAAAAACACCTTATATCTTCGCGAATTTGAATGGAACCAGAAAAGATATGAAAGTGTTAAGCCATGAATTTGGACACGCCTGGCAAATGTATCTATTTAATCAACGGAATTGTATTCCGGAATACATCCTGCCTACAAAGGAAGCTTGCGAAATTCATTCCATATCGATGGAATTCCTTGTTTGGCCATACATGGAAAAGATATTTGGTGAGGATGCGGAAAAGTATCTATATGCTCATATTGAAGATGCTCTATTTTCAATGCCTTATAGGGCAGCAATCGATGAGTTCCAGCATGTCATCTATCAAAACCCTTTATTATCTATTTCAGAGAGAAAAGAAAAGTGGAGTGAGATTGAGGTCAAATATATGCCTTATAAAGCAGATTACGAAAGCCCCTATATAAAGAGAGGAGCTTTCTGGCAGCAACAAGCACACATATTTACAACCCCATTTTACTATATAGACTATGCTCTTGCCCAAATGTGTTCTTTGCAGATCTGGAGCATGGCACAAACAAATAAGTTCATGGCTTGGGAGAAATATATGAATCTTTGTAAACTGGGTGGGAGCAAATCATTTCTCCAATTAATAGAGGAGAGTGGAATCACCTCTCCATTTAAAGAACAGGGGTTTACATTTATAGTAAGTGAGATTGAAAAATGGTTTGAGTTGAACGAGAAAAAGATTGAAGAATGA
- a CDS encoding alpha/beta fold hydrolase, giving the protein MRAINQLIKINDHKMEVLLKGNKGPLVIILTGMGCSFEEWYEVIENLSEASRVLTFHRQGLGKSEIGSGIQNTASTVRDLAEILNHLQIDEPFYLMGHSYGGLCVQHFAKVHPEKVAGVILVDSTSVDLKELEKLDLPVLNQDTDESWIEKSLEYSTKSEQELLEILKPSLTEKQHQFSKAIQQKLLDFQVSPFLYKAMASEIKEWTKDAEVIRSLGDFPGVPLIVIGRDKEFTIQSELGNGIPEWELRVFEEKWEELITNQSKLSLKGELVFASHSGHSVFLDRPDLIIESVHKMVGTGE; this is encoded by the coding sequence TTGAGAGCTATTAATCAACTGATCAAAATCAATGACCACAAAATGGAAGTTCTTCTTAAAGGGAATAAAGGTCCGCTTGTTATTATTCTTACAGGGATGGGCTGCTCATTTGAGGAGTGGTATGAGGTAATAGAAAATTTAAGTGAAGCGTCTAGAGTTCTAACGTTTCATCGACAGGGACTGGGGAAGAGTGAGATTGGGAGTGGTATTCAAAATACAGCATCCACCGTTCGTGATTTAGCCGAAATCCTCAATCACCTTCAAATCGACGAGCCATTTTATTTAATGGGACACTCGTATGGCGGCCTATGTGTTCAACACTTCGCTAAAGTGCATCCTGAAAAGGTGGCCGGAGTCATATTAGTGGACTCGACTTCTGTTGACTTAAAAGAATTAGAGAAGCTTGATCTACCGGTATTAAACCAAGACACAGATGAATCGTGGATTGAAAAGAGCTTGGAGTATTCAACCAAGAGTGAACAAGAACTATTGGAAATACTGAAGCCTTCACTTACGGAAAAACAACATCAATTTTCAAAGGCCATTCAGCAAAAACTGTTGGACTTTCAAGTGAGTCCATTCCTTTATAAAGCGATGGCATCAGAGATCAAGGAATGGACGAAAGATGCAGAAGTTATCAGGAGTCTAGGAGATTTTCCTGGTGTTCCATTGATCGTAATTGGACGGGATAAGGAATTTACGATTCAATCTGAATTGGGAAATGGCATACCTGAATGGGAGTTACGAGTTTTTGAAGAGAAGTGGGAAGAGCTTATCACCAACCAGAGTAAATTGTCTTTAAAGGGTGAATTAGTGTTTGCGAGTCATTCAGGACATTCTGTGTTCCTCGATAGACCGGATTTGATTATTGAGAGTGTACATAAAATGGTAGGGACGGGTGAATAG
- a CDS encoding serine hydrolase → MNNVIEKLKEIEVGEVGLTIYSTKEKKESASLNSELKIPLASAAKVAIAFCVAKWVEDDVVKWDSLVEEVSFNPEEDSKELYPHLKNRQTLPLREAVEVMIACHDSYIARSIVECCGDWEKVNESLQSYYPSIQVTENPRDINNMGQLNELLDLMIHIYQGYKIQPLLWTPIMNGLVRQKGNIGQIPVHHLNHMTGGLETVAVDIGIMGDFNENPYIFALGAINLRNRLNHQDSDHKIMEAMELLYGEYVKQ, encoded by the coding sequence GTGAATAACGTAATAGAAAAACTGAAAGAAATAGAAGTTGGAGAAGTAGGCTTAACAATCTATTCCACTAAAGAAAAGAAAGAAAGTGCCTCACTAAATAGTGAACTCAAAATCCCCCTTGCTTCAGCTGCAAAAGTGGCAATAGCATTTTGTGTAGCGAAATGGGTAGAGGATGATGTGGTTAAGTGGGATTCCCTTGTTGAAGAGGTGTCATTTAATCCGGAAGAAGATAGTAAAGAGCTTTATCCTCACTTAAAAAATAGACAAACCCTTCCGTTGAGGGAAGCGGTTGAAGTAATGATTGCTTGCCACGATAGCTATATTGCCAGAAGCATAGTTGAATGTTGTGGAGATTGGGAAAAGGTAAATGAGTCTCTCCAGTCTTATTATCCCTCCATACAGGTTACTGAAAACCCAAGGGATATTAATAATATGGGTCAGCTTAACGAATTGCTAGATTTGATGATACATATTTATCAAGGGTACAAAATACAGCCTCTCTTGTGGACACCGATCATGAATGGATTGGTAAGACAAAAGGGAAATATAGGACAAATACCAGTCCACCATCTAAATCATATGACAGGTGGACTGGAAACTGTAGCTGTTGATATCGGAATAATGGGCGACTTCAATGAAAACCCTTATATATTTGCATTAGGGGCGATTAACTTACGGAATCGATTAAACCATCAGGATTCAGACCATAAGATTATGGAAGCGATGGAGTTGCTTTATGGTGAATATGTAAAACAGTAA
- a CDS encoding cysteine hydrolase family protein, producing MMKNALLVIDVQNGMFQEGNVVYKGERLLQTVKDLIEKARSNEASIFFIQHNAPAGKPLEYGTKGWEIHPDITPNTQDVFIQKTTPDSFYNTSLNDELKKQGIEHLVITGIQTEACVDTTCRRAFSLDYKVTIASDAHSTWDSQDITAQQIINHHNGVLRWFADVYPSKEITFDC from the coding sequence ATGATGAAGAATGCACTACTGGTTATAGACGTTCAAAATGGGATGTTTCAGGAAGGTAATGTTGTTTACAAAGGTGAAAGGTTACTACAAACTGTAAAAGATCTAATTGAAAAAGCACGCTCTAACGAGGCATCGATATTCTTTATCCAACATAATGCACCTGCTGGAAAGCCATTAGAGTACGGTACAAAGGGTTGGGAGATTCACCCGGACATTACTCCAAACACTCAAGATGTCTTCATTCAAAAAACGACTCCGGATTCATTTTATAATACTTCTTTAAATGATGAACTGAAAAAGCAAGGTATTGAACATTTGGTCATTACGGGAATTCAAACAGAAGCGTGTGTGGATACAACGTGTAGAAGAGCCTTTAGTTTGGATTACAAGGTCACTATAGCTTCAGATGCACACAGCACTTGGGATTCGCAAGATATCACTGCCCAACAAATTATAAACCACCATAATGGAGTGTTGCGTTGGTTTGCAGATGTTTATCCAAGTAAGGAAATTACGTTTGATTGTTGA
- a CDS encoding GNAT family protein gives MTYEFNVMTQEQAENIAFKWHYDGDYSYYDMEADAEDLAEFLNPEERGNTTFAVSKDKELVAFFSVSRIADGIFDIGLGMRPDLTGKGNGIEFLSTGINFVQSEFKSEKITLSVATFNQRAIKLYRKVGFKDVETFMQDTNGSTFEFLKMEYTCY, from the coding sequence ATGACTTATGAATTTAATGTTATGACACAAGAACAGGCAGAAAATATTGCATTTAAATGGCACTATGATGGTGATTATTCATATTACGATATGGAAGCTGATGCAGAAGATTTAGCTGAATTTTTAAACCCGGAAGAACGAGGGAATACAACGTTTGCTGTTTCAAAAGATAAGGAACTGGTTGCCTTCTTCAGTGTTAGTAGAATCGCTGACGGGATTTTTGATATTGGGTTAGGGATGAGGCCAGATTTAACTGGAAAGGGTAATGGGATCGAATTTTTGAGTACAGGGATTAACTTTGTACAATCAGAATTTAAATCTGAAAAAATTACATTATCAGTAGCAACCTTTAATCAGAGGGCGATAAAACTATACAGAAAAGTTGGATTTAAAGATGTAGAGACTTTTATGCAAGATACAAATGGCAGCACATTTGAGTTTTTGAAGATGGAATATACATGTTATTAA
- a CDS encoding dienelactone hydrolase family protein: MMAKVLLFHHVLGKTKGIEAFADQLRDAGHIVHVPDLFDGRTFSSLEEGLGFVKEIGFGEVTARGIRAAGDLSKDVVYAGFSLGVPAAQQLAQTREGSKGALFFHACLPTSEFESPWPADLPVQIHAMNEDPFFVEDGDIDAARELVKSAKHAELFLYEGKEHLFTDSSIPSYDADATKLVIKRVLDFLA, translated from the coding sequence ATGATGGCAAAAGTTTTGTTGTTCCACCATGTTTTGGGTAAAACGAAGGGAATTGAAGCATTCGCAGATCAACTGAGAGATGCGGGACATATTGTGCATGTACCGGATTTATTTGATGGCCGTACGTTTTCCTCACTCGAGGAAGGCTTAGGATTTGTGAAGGAAATCGGGTTTGGAGAAGTGACGGCGCGTGGCATTCGGGCAGCCGGCGATCTTTCTAAAGATGTCGTCTATGCTGGTTTTTCACTAGGTGTCCCGGCAGCACAGCAGCTCGCTCAAACACGCGAAGGCTCAAAAGGAGCACTGTTTTTCCATGCATGCCTCCCGACCTCCGAGTTCGAATCTCCATGGCCAGCCGACTTGCCAGTGCAAATTCATGCCATGAATGAAGATCCTTTCTTCGTTGAAGACGGAGACATCGATGCAGCACGGGAACTTGTGAAATCTGCAAAACACGCTGAGCTTTTTCTATATGAGGGCAAGGAACACCTCTTCACCGACAGCAGCATACCCTCTTACGATGCCGACGCGACAAAGCTTGTGATCAAGCGGGTTCTCGACTTTCTCGCATAA
- a CDS encoding AAA family ATPase produces MGVKNYLIEGVSCTGKTTVCNELQRRGYQAIHGDRELAYQGDPETGEKTDTASHENHIWDVDKVKALVDNKNEPVTFFCGGSRNFSKFIDLFDCVFILEVDIETLNQRLDARPEDEFGGKKSERELIVRLHETKEDIPRTGMIIDATKPIEHIADEIVLQSEGN; encoded by the coding sequence ATGGGCGTTAAGAATTATCTAATTGAAGGGGTTTCCTGCACCGGTAAAACTACCGTCTGTAATGAATTGCAGCGGCGCGGCTATCAAGCCATCCATGGTGACCGGGAATTGGCTTATCAGGGCGATCCGGAAACTGGTGAAAAGACCGATACTGCCTCTCACGAGAACCATATATGGGATGTGGATAAGGTAAAAGCGTTGGTCGATAACAAGAATGAGCCAGTAACATTTTTCTGCGGTGGTTCTCGTAACTTCTCGAAATTTATCGATCTATTTGATTGTGTGTTTATTCTCGAGGTCGATATTGAAACATTGAACCAACGCCTGGACGCTCGACCGGAAGATGAATTTGGAGGGAAGAAGTCGGAAAGGGAGCTCATAGTTCGTTTGCATGAGACGAAAGAAGACATTCCAAGAACTGGGATGATCATTGACGCAACTAAACCAATTGAACATATTGCGGATGAGATCGTTCTTCAAAGCGAAGGAAATTAG
- a CDS encoding aminoglycoside phosphotransferase family protein → MNVAVHKTVEQLIKKNKRKGTEIEIKNLQTNNDGFNNNIAMFHLTYFHDEGVFSEDVVLKEFSEILKLTKELKLLRSNSVNSFISTPTVYFVDIEKGIMLMEFVEGDTLDRYITSDSADKEVAFGKFGATLAHIHSICTEEVHDDIDFRQKKDIHFYIESLKNRVSKFENSIYVNSLQNISKKFRDVSFTEALNHGDYHFGNTILTNENKLYILDWEKAFIGDPRFDIANSLTFGYSWYGVCFKEMILDAYQSLINKKIEHLECFEALSSFDSFTKVVPLIQGADDSHIRDRSFEWLKRRYELFVKHNGTRIKEAEEYLLSKGLSSSIL, encoded by the coding sequence TTGAATGTAGCAGTACATAAAACAGTAGAACAACTGATTAAGAAAAATAAAAGAAAAGGCACAGAAATAGAGATAAAGAATTTACAAACAAATAATGATGGGTTTAATAATAACATTGCAATGTTTCATCTTACTTATTTCCATGATGAGGGGGTATTTAGTGAGGATGTTGTCTTAAAAGAATTTAGCGAAATTCTGAAGCTTACTAAAGAATTAAAACTTCTTAGGAGTAATTCTGTAAATTCCTTTATCAGTACTCCAACTGTCTATTTTGTAGATATTGAAAAGGGAATAATGCTGATGGAATTCGTTGAAGGGGATACTCTGGACAGATATATCACATCCGATTCAGCAGATAAGGAAGTAGCGTTTGGAAAATTTGGTGCAACCCTTGCACATATTCATTCCATTTGCACTGAAGAGGTTCATGACGATATCGATTTCCGACAAAAAAAGGATATCCACTTTTATATAGAAAGTTTAAAAAATAGAGTCTCAAAGTTTGAAAACTCTATTTACGTTAATTCCCTTCAAAACATATCGAAGAAGTTTAGGGATGTTTCATTTACTGAAGCTTTAAATCACGGAGATTATCACTTTGGGAATACCATCTTAACGAACGAAAATAAATTATATATTTTAGATTGGGAAAAAGCTTTTATAGGAGATCCTCGTTTCGATATAGCGAATAGCCTTACATTCGGATATTCGTGGTATGGAGTGTGCTTCAAAGAAATGATACTCGATGCTTATCAGAGCCTCATTAATAAGAAAATTGAACATTTGGAGTGCTTTGAAGCTTTATCAAGTTTTGACTCATTTACTAAAGTGGTGCCCCTGATACAAGGTGCAGATGACTCGCATATTCGTGACAGGTCTTTTGAGTGGTTGAAGCGGCGTTATGAATTATTTGTAAAACATAACGGAACAAGAATCAAAGAAGCGGAAGAATACTTACTATCTAAAGGTTTATCATCGAGTATTTTGTAA
- a CDS encoding NUDIX domain-containing protein has translation MFVVNVEGAIHRDGKWLLVMRSEKEEHAGGTLSLVGGKCEMEGVSSDILERTLIREIFEEVDCEVTGLKYVNSSSFDTDSGIHVIDIVFLCHHKTGEPFAKSTEEVDDVIWMTTLEILAHPELPVYLKENIKLADKML, from the coding sequence GTGTTTGTAGTCAATGTAGAAGGTGCTATTCACCGAGATGGAAAGTGGCTGTTAGTAATGAGAAGTGAAAAGGAGGAACACGCTGGAGGCACGCTTTCACTAGTAGGCGGAAAGTGTGAAATGGAAGGAGTTTCATCAGATATTCTAGAAAGAACTTTGATCCGAGAGATTTTTGAGGAAGTAGATTGCGAGGTTACGGGGCTTAAATATGTAAATAGTTCTTCCTTTGATACTGACTCAGGAATCCATGTAATTGATATCGTTTTTCTGTGTCATCACAAAACTGGAGAACCTTTCGCTAAAAGTACTGAAGAAGTTGATGATGTCATTTGGATGACTACCTTAGAAATTCTTGCCCATCCGGAACTACCTGTATATCTAAAGGAGAATATTAAACTGGCGGACAAGATGCTATGA
- a CDS encoding VOC family protein — protein sequence MKINKMDHISINVNDLSKAKEFFIDLGLKVKAEWEMDGELLDKVVGMKDVKTSCVGMGLPDGQTWIELVKYRTPSDEKGIQQTFPNTLGIRHICFAVDDLETMVAHLKEKGTETFSEIQQYEDSYKLCYVRGPEGIILELAEEIR from the coding sequence ATGAAAATCAACAAAATGGATCATATTAGTATCAACGTAAACGACCTTTCAAAGGCTAAAGAGTTCTTTATTGATTTAGGACTAAAGGTAAAAGCCGAATGGGAGATGGATGGAGAGCTGCTGGACAAGGTGGTCGGCATGAAAGATGTGAAAACGTCATGCGTAGGAATGGGATTGCCGGACGGTCAGACATGGATAGAACTCGTCAAGTACCGTACACCGTCAGATGAAAAGGGTATTCAGCAAACCTTCCCCAACACTTTGGGTATCCGCCATATTTGCTTTGCTGTTGATGATCTTGAAACCATGGTTGCTCATTTAAAAGAAAAAGGTACGGAAACTTTTAGCGAGATACAACAATACGAAGATAGTTATAAGCTATGCTACGTACGTGGTCCGGAGGGGATTATTTTAGAGCTGGCAGAGGAAATAAGATAA
- a CDS encoding cell division protein FtsK — protein sequence MKVFKKIVNLLNRLKQVFYSYDDEGFSTAEKEYIDRIKNANPYGIFVLIFGGISFAFGPQYVIFPNITLTVAFFTIWTFDKETEDNPWTFLLGTVLSLTGLYMHMVGAVHVLIL from the coding sequence ATGAAAGTATTTAAAAAGATCGTCAATCTCCTTAATAGACTAAAGCAGGTGTTCTACTCCTATGATGATGAAGGTTTCTCGACTGCTGAAAAAGAATACATTGATCGTATCAAGAATGCCAATCCCTATGGCATTTTTGTCCTGATTTTTGGCGGGATATCCTTCGCATTCGGACCCCAATATGTCATTTTCCCAAACATCACTTTGACGGTAGCCTTCTTTACAATCTGGACCTTTGATAAAGAAACAGAAGACAACCCATGGACGTTTTTACTGGGCACGGTTCTATCTCTCACAGGATTGTATATGCATATGGTGGGAGCGGTTCATGTCCTCATTCTTTAA
- a CDS encoding VOC family protein — protein MSKSFIEQVHYIRIPVKNVEQSAHWYRDMLGLELLNVNEELAAIKVNEGPFLLILIPTEDETFAHFTVNQEQEFSIGFTSPKLGEFHQHLTDHGVKVDEIKEDSGHAFFHFYDPDGNKLQAHW, from the coding sequence TTGAGTAAATCATTCATTGAACAAGTGCATTATATTAGAATTCCAGTTAAGAATGTCGAACAGTCAGCACATTGGTACAGAGATATGTTGGGTCTAGAGCTATTAAACGTTAACGAGGAACTGGCCGCCATCAAAGTAAATGAAGGACCGTTCTTACTGATCCTTATCCCGACGGAGGATGAAACCTTTGCCCATTTTACAGTAAATCAGGAACAGGAATTTAGCATTGGCTTTACAAGCCCTAAGCTGGGTGAATTTCATCAACACTTAACGGATCACGGGGTAAAGGTCGATGAGATAAAAGAAGATAGCGGTCATGCCTTTTTCCATTTTTACGATCCAGATGGCAATAAGTTGCAAGCCCACTGGTAA
- a CDS encoding helix-turn-helix transcriptional regulator gives MKHKLLPLSETMHYILLALREPLHGYAAMQKIEEMSNGTVMLAAGTLYGAIENLNKHGWIEPVGHSGRRKIYSITSEGSAILKMEQERLVHILSLYEGSEANEEV, from the coding sequence ATGAAACATAAATTATTGCCATTATCGGAAACGATGCATTACATTTTATTAGCTCTCCGTGAGCCACTTCACGGGTATGCCGCCATGCAGAAGATTGAAGAAATGAGTAATGGGACGGTTATGTTAGCGGCCGGTACATTATACGGTGCGATTGAGAACCTGAATAAACATGGTTGGATCGAACCTGTTGGACATTCAGGCAGGAGAAAGATTTACAGTATAACTTCAGAAGGAAGCGCCATTTTGAAAATGGAGCAAGAAAGGCTCGTGCATATATTATCCTTGTATGAAGGAAGTGAAGCGAATGAAGAAGTTTAA
- a CDS encoding DUF2812 domain-containing protein: MKKFKWFISIEKEERWLNEQLQKGYRCINISGLGVYTFEKTDKSYVMRLDYQDYLSKKKLEEYKGIYEDFGWNYLKGYWLSGLRYWQKESDDQDEIFSDRESRSHYYKRIMGYSFWFGMIFLVYSFTYYRDSLLYHEGLWSMENELFWKAFIFETPFVLLKLFPAFMVVLLAGSYYKAYRKYTGLKE, from the coding sequence ATGAAGAAGTTTAAATGGTTCATCAGTATTGAAAAAGAAGAACGTTGGCTGAACGAGCAATTACAAAAAGGCTATCGGTGCATAAACATTAGTGGACTGGGCGTGTACACCTTCGAAAAAACCGACAAGAGCTACGTGATGCGCCTGGACTATCAGGATTATCTATCCAAGAAAAAGCTCGAGGAATACAAAGGGATCTATGAGGATTTCGGTTGGAACTACCTGAAAGGGTACTGGCTGAGCGGACTACGTTATTGGCAAAAAGAAAGCGATGACCAGGATGAAATCTTTTCTGATCGAGAGTCTAGGAGTCATTATTATAAGAGAATCATGGGCTATTCCTTTTGGTTTGGTATGATATTTCTGGTGTATTCATTTACTTACTATAGAGATTCGTTATTATATCATGAAGGCCTTTGGAGTATGGAGAATGAGTTATTTTGGAAAGCGTTTATCTTTGAAACGCCATTTGTTCTGTTGAAATTGTTTCCTGCTTTTATGGTGGTTTTATTGGCCGGGAGTTATTATAAGGCTTATCGGAAGTATACGGGGTTGAAAGAATAA